ATTGAGCTAGTTTCATTCATTTTTCTTTGCAGCTGTTTGATCTAAATCAGCCTGCAGAACCATTAGCAGCTGCTGAAGCAATACAAGATCCACCACAAGCTGTGGAACCTCAACCACAAGAGACCATCAACGGGCAATACACATGTCCTAGTAACTTCAGAGACAGGTGTGCCCTGTTTGGTTGTGAAGTAGCTCTTCAGTCTCCTCAAGAAGAGGTCTATTACTGCTGTAGCAACCTTTTCCAGTTCTCTGAACTATGGTCCTCCTCTGAAACAAAGGCATACCAAGTTTACGATGGCTTGGAAAAGGACAGAAGAGAACCCTTGTCGTTTGCTTGCCTCCTTCTCAAACTTGATGGAGTTGATTCTGGGATTCCAACCCTGGATACAGACCTTGTTTTCTCCAAGGTTCCTTGGGAGACGGGAGATGTCTTCCGGCAAAGCTACGTACCAACTTACACAAGCCGGGATTGGTTCTTCTTTGCTAAACCTCCTCCAACTCACAAGAGATTGACCTCTGAGTATGGTATGGACTGCCAGTGGCATGCACAGCATCACAAACTGATACCCTTTGACCAGCAGTATATTAGATCCACTACTCATAACCTCCGTACGAATCAGAAATCGGAGAAAGAAAGACATGGTGAGTGGAGGTTATATCAGTTTCTGTACAAAGGCCTTTCCTTGTACTGCCTTTCACACATAGTCACCCCCAAAGAACCAAAACCTGCTCGACCATCTTCAAAAACGACAAAGACAAAGGCTCCCGACTCTAGTGATGATGCTCAAGGGGAAGGTGAAGGCAGTGGAGAAAGGGATAAGAATCAAGGCAAAGAGTCCACCACGTCTACAACTACCACATCAAATGTTGCAAACCACAATCTCGGTTCTCAATTCTTGTCAAACGTCAAAACTTTCACACCAGATGGTGCCGTAATGATTCATACCAAGGTTTGATGTTCTTATTCTACATAGATATCTGTTTTTTTACTCTGTTTCTCAGTTTCTAATCTATCTTAACATCACCCTGCAGAACATCTTTGTGGTAGACCCCGTTTTGGAAGACAAGGCTTTCTCTGTGAGTGACATTAATAGCGGATGGTGTAAGCTCGCTCAGGTAATCAACAACCTAATCTGGTTATAGTATAGTAGAAATCTGCATCACATgtttaacttcttctttttttttttatcttgaatTCAGCAAAGAACCTGACTTAATCTATATTATTCTTAATGCTTTCACATGTGACTTTAAATGCAGTTGAGAAAGGCTTCTACGATATCTGGATATGCAAACCCAATTCAAGATTTTGAAGGCATGATATCCCGTAGAGTTGGCAATGCTTGGAACGATAGAGCATTCAGTGACATGGAGATAATACTTAAAGGCTTGGTCTTGGAACAGGTCTCCCTCTATCTATCTCGACTTGGTGCACTTACATGAACTAATGTTCTTAACCATTCCaggttgaagaagatgatgcgtTCGGCCACGCGGGTCAAAGGAGGAAGTGAGAAAATGCTGACATGTAAAGTTGAATCAGAAGGTTTGGTGTTAGAGGAAGCGGAAGTTTTAAATAGATTGTTTCTTCTCTCTTGTCGTCTTATGCATTTAGAACTGAGAAATTAGTGTGCAACCTATGGAAGACTTGTATTAGACAGTTGATCATATATGTCATTGTGGTGACTGAATTCAATAGCTCTTGAGACTAGTTTCCTGGTTGTGATTGCTTGGTTAATCAATAATACAAGAGTTGGATTCATTGGAAGAAGTTGAGGTTGATTACAGAGGAGTTTAGAAGTATATCAATCTTAGCTCATGTAGTTTTATTTGCAATCCttttataatacatttttaagtTGCCTTTTAGTTTAGCCTATCTAAATCAACatactatatatttaattaaatattacaaatcgtCTTAGATAATTCTGaatattgtatatatgtttttactttttgtttagaaaacttaatagcttatataattttttaagaaattttatgtttggttcttcatagatatttataaatattaaatatatggtTTTGTAGAGTTTTATGTGATAAATGTTTATTACTAAAGTCttggggggaggggggggggggggttttcTTTTCGCCTTTGGCCCTTCAACTCCAAGGCACAGCACTGACTACGGAGAAGAGAATCGGTGAGTTGGAGAAGAAAGTGGAAGGCATCCATAATCGGCAATTGTTTTAAATTGTTGGCAAAATTACTACCGTAATAAAACCTGAATACATATTCaattaatcaaaattacatatctaattaatcaaaattacatatttaattatctaatttttattatttttttatcaattccATAATATTATACAtctaattgatatatttatctATTCATATATAAATGGAATGGACTTTCCAATCGGTACGATTtgatatgaataaaaaaaacccGAATCCAAAGGACCGAACCGAATGGAACCTGATCCGAAAAACTAGTACCAAATCAGAACATAAATTGATTGAATATCCGAacggattcaaaattttggtatttagagaaccgaaaaCCGAACTATTCCAGTTACCCGAATGTATCTGAAATAGAtctatatacctaaatataataattacttttatatttaatttatatttaaaacatccaaaatatataaaatacttttaaatcgtccaaaatacttgaaaatatatacaaatagtcaggagtaaatgtttaaaatagctAAACTATACTAAAAACacgaaaaatatttaaaatatatatattgattctcTATTGAAATATTCAAACAAAACCAATTTCTATGCTAAGTTTAGGTATTTCGAAAAATGTtattcaatttgtttttgtaatatactattttttttatagattttagaattttgaagtatataataaattttaatagtttataaataatttaaatgagttatccgagcccgaaccaaacccgcaaagatccgaactaTACCCAAacagaaatttagaaatattcgaatggggctgaaatctttgaccccaaAAACTCGAAACCAGAATagatccaaaccaaacccgaatgggtacccaAAAGCCCACCATACTGGGGACTCTGATCACCATTAGACTAGGTGTAGGGTTTTGTCTAggtttttatatttagtttacttacataaattttttttcttgtgtttcagGTACATGCATATGAGTACCAGAAAAATGAGGTGATATGGCTCTTACTCGTAGAGACACTAGATTTAGAATGCCTGATCCATAATTTTAAGAGGACTGTCAACACCTTCTAAGCAGTGATCAACAACATACAAATCCTAATCCAAGTATCAAACGACACTACTCATCCAGTGTCGATTGACACCACTTACGAGGAAACAAAAGGTGGAAGTACTCATACTGAGTTTTGATGAGAATGAGATCTTACGAGACGAAGAAGGCCGCACTCACAACagtgaaaaaaatgatttatccACAGGAGGCTATAATCTTTGATGCAATTGATGTTGCTTAGGAGGATGACTTTGAGCTGCACCCCCACTGGAAAGATTGGTTAGGTCAGCACCATTTTCAAGGTCTTTCTCACGAAGATCCCACGAAACACATCAAAGTTCTTATGAATAAAATTGTGAAACTTAGATGTGTGATTACTCTGAAGACTGCATACTCTGCAAGATTTTTCCCCACACTCTCTATGGGAATGCATCTAGATGGCTCAATCAACTCCTGTCAGGATCTCAAACCTGCTGGGAGGACATTGAAAGAGTCTTCATCTATGAATTTCTTGATGATGGTTAAATAACTCGAGGAAGGGAGAATAATGATAAGTGGGACATGCACGGTAAAATATGGCAGAAGAAAAGGGACGAACGGAAACCACAAAATTGCAGAGGGTGATGAACAACATGGATCTGGAGAGATTAGCATAATGGAAGAAGCTGACCTTCGTAATCCAACctgatcatcgatcgacatagatccctgttgtcgatcgacacctcttgaaatatttgaaatatcgAATTGTTGTCATGACATTGCAGATTCGAAACTAAGCACTGGTATATCAAGCAGTTATCTTGCCCTAGttgtagacagagaaatcagcATGGACTAGCTGCCAGAATACACAATTGAGCTAGAACCAGTGACATGAGAGAATGCACAAGTCCAAGGTCTCACACCTTGCTGTTCCAGAATGTCTGCAACCACGTATCTGCGCAGCAGAAGCTGCTGGATTTCACAAAAGTGGGAAGAGGATACATGACCATTTGAAGTTTGTTGTTCCCTACACTATTTCTGAAGTTGAATTGCCTATTCCAGCTGACATAAGTGAGCATCTAGATTTTGGCATTTGGATATTAGAAAATCCTCTGCCTACATCTGTTTTTTTCAGGAAAAATCAGGTCTCGAAGATGATGCCATAAAGGTCTCTTCGGTATCAGTATTGATCGACACTACctcaatatcgatcgacactatctCAGTGTCGCCCGATGACCCTCTGGTATCTCAGCACGCGGGGACAGAAACAGCCAATTCTGgggaaaataacaaaaagaggaagaaggagaagaagagaaaaaagacCAAGGGTGGTCCTTAGTTATCATTAATTCCTCACTTCTCAGATGGTGTTCTAAAATCCAGAGTGCGCAGCAAATGCTTCTCACAGCCATTTGCAAAGCATCGAGCACTCTTTATTGTGAGATGATatacaaagaagaagagagcatGGAGGCTTTCACAAGTAGTGTGCTGAAACTGAAGAAAGTAGATATTGAGATTTGTTTTGGAGCACTTTCTAATTCTCATTTAAACTGAATATGATCTCTAGAAGTCAAGTTAATGCCTACAAATAAGCGCTGAGTTGAAAGTAACCCACtgttagatatattttagttttgatttattttttttatttaatacttatttttgtttttatttattttaggtttaaaaaataatgaatagtGACGACACTGTAGTAGCACCAGACGACACTGTTGCAGCACCAGACGACACTGTTGCAGCATCAGACGACAATGTAGCAGTATCAAACGACACTGTTGCAGTATCGGATGAGACTCAACTCTGAGGTTTTTGAGTTGAGGACCAGCATTGATCGACGGTGGTCAGCGCCGATCGACACACACTACTAAGCATCGACCGACACTTAACTGTGTTGCTAGGAGGCAAGTATACTCGcaaaatattgttaaatttttgcttatgatttatttctttGACAATCTCCAACTGTATAACACTGGGGATAGTGGTGTTTAAGTCTGGGGACGTTTctcttgatattttttttttagtgtcaattctattgttttattgttatcGAGTCAAGAAAGGGATGAAgaactttttcaattttattactaCTCTAACCATTCGCTAGAACCATCTAATATTTATTGACTGTAGGATGTATTAGATGGAAACACCACAATGGATCCTCTGCCACTAACAtccacacttgctgagaatgtCTGAATGTACCAAAGATGACTTCCAACCTTAATCAACAACAATAGCTTGTTCTGAGGTTTGGTATACATTGGATCGGATTCCTCTACGAGTATGGAAGGTAAAAGTTTGTATCTTTCTGGTTCTTCTCTCACCTCTATTTGGCATCtaagaaagaaaagattgaGATGATGTCCTGCAATTTAGAGGGATAGGAAAATTTTCAGCGACCCCATTATTCTACTTCAATGAAATGATCACACATTGTTGGAATCGAGAGGTAAGTACATTATCGATGACCCCACTATTTGCCTACACTTTgccaaataaaaaaatcgaaaagaatATGAACAAGACAGACTGCATCAACGTCATTGTTCATTGAAATTAAGATAAAAAGATTCAGAAACGAGAGAATAGAGACGGAAAGAATAAGAAGAGACAACATATTGGTCCAGATACTTGCTTTCCTGCGGTTTAgaggggtaggagtgtctcCTGCGACCCCATTATTCTATTCTAATGGGATGATCACACATCGTTGGAAGCGAGGGGTAGGTACATTACCAATGACCCCACTATTCACCTACACTTTgtgaaataaaaagagagaaaaagattaaaaaaaatcgaaaagaagGTGAATAAAGATTGACTGTATCAACATCATTGTTCATTGGAATTgagattcagagaagagagaaagagggaaGAAAGGAATCAGATAAGACTACCTGTGTGTTCAGAAACTTGCTTGAGTAATAGTCCATGTGTCttttgatcgatactcccaaggtaaagcctacaccttttatatatgtattaaatgaGATCAGTAGAGGGGCGAATTAGACACTATTAGCTAAGTTGCTGGTTAGAtggatttggttgctaagctaacATATGGTATATAGGATACCTCTGAAGTTAGAATTGATTTGATGTGGCTTGCAACATTGTAGAGGTAATGATAGTGAATTCTTCAATTGTGTGAGTCCCAGCGGTTTTCAAACCGCTTCCAGAGAGACTGCTCGTTGTTTTGCTTGAAGACAAGTAaaagagtaagtctgggggGTGTTGATATACCAttgattttacccacttttagccatgttatataggtgtttttaaatacaatatagttttttgtagtgtttttagtatttttttcagGTTAAGGTACGTTTTGagggaaagtggtgattttggggTCTTTTGGAGTCATTTGAGGGTAGAACTGCATAGAGGTATCATATGTTTAGATATGGATGGAGAACTTACCACATTGCGATTGAGCTGATCTTTTAACACAAGATATAgttttgagttagctttccaatgccaccagtTGGAGGTCAATCAAACGGTTAGATCAtcagttatgcccgttttactgaagagtggccAGTCTGTCTCGCGAGAGAGACCTGTCGAGAAGATGATTTTAGAAAATGGGCCGACTATTTTTCAAGGCCGACTTAAGCCCAAAAGCAACcaaaaattaccagaatacccatGGGCGACCTAAAATCctattaatatgttttctaagccattttTTACGGCTACTCTTTCTTTACATCTTGTTCTTAGTTTatgttaggagagaagggaggaactccttcagagtcctcctggaactcctttggttttcATATTGCTTtctattttatatctattctttctatgatttttgtgacaaacttcatgtctcaatagatccacctgttaggtttagggttcaaatagtcatgagggattagcccaaaatataggaTTGCTAAATGTGAggatataaatcaattaaactgttcttaatgcatgtgttctagagtagctaactaggaccTTGCCTATAGATAGTAGGGCGCAAGCGGAAGTTTGGTTCTCTGTCTGATTAGTTTAGATTGTGCTAGGATTGTTAGAAACAAGCGGAAGCTGATTTAGTTAATCCTAGTGAACACGTCAAACCCATGCGCTAATGCTTCCTGGAAggttcatcgatcgacaactcactagttgcatcgatcgacgggctgaaaggtgtatcgatcgacaccccattgttggaatcgatcgacactttctcagaACCAACAAGCGACCAACAAGCGATATCTAAGGCCCTAGATCCAGCGATAGATAGTCTAAATATACGAAAGTGGATCGACTATTcttattgtttgagttctagaatatccataTATATGGAACGATAGAGCATTCAGTGACATGGAGATAGTACTTAAAGGCTTGGTCTTGGAACAGGTCTCCCTCTATCTATCTTGACTTTGTGCACTTACATGAACTAATGTTCTTAACCATTCCaggttgaagaagatgatgcgtTCGGCCACGCGGGTCAAAGGAAGAAGTGAGTAAATGCTGACATGTAAAGTTGAATCAGAAGGTTTGCTGTTAGAGGAAGCGGAAGTTTTAAATAGATTGTTTCTTCTCTCTTGTCGTGTTATGCATTTAGAACTGAGAAATTAGTGTGCAACCTATGGAAGATTTGTATTAGAGAGTTGATCGTATATGTCATTGTAGTGACTGATTTCAATAGCTCTTGAGACTAGTTTCCTGGTTGTGATTGCTTGGTTAATCAATAATACAAGAGTTGGATTCATTGGAAGAAGTTGAGGTTGATTACAGAGGAGTTTAGAGGTATATCAATCTTAGCTCAGGTGGTTTTATTTGCAATCCttttataatacatttttaagtTGCCTTTTAGTTTAGCCTATCTAAATCAACatactatatatttaattaaatattacaaatcgtGTTAGATAATTctgaatatttgtatatatgtttttactttttgtttagaaaacctaatagcttatataatttttaagaaattttatgtttggttcttcatagatatttatatatattaaatatatgtgaAATGTTTATTACTAATTTctggagaattttttttttttcgcctTTGGCCCTTCGACACCAAGGCACGGCACCGACTACGACTATGGAGAAGAGAATCGGTGAGTTGGAGAAGAAAGTGGAAGGCATCCATAAAGGACTCAAAAGCGTCGGCAATTGTTTAAAATTGTTGGCAAAATTACTACCGTAATAAAACATGATTATATATTCACTTAATCAAAATTACATATCTGATTAGATTATAACATGCGCCCTGCGCGGagtaattcttttaaaaaatatattgtacttaaatattataaacaatatacatttcattatcaataacttttttacatttgattagAGGTGGACATTCGAGTACCATTTGGTTCGATTCGGATCCATGaaggtttggttcgggtttgaGTTCGAATTacctattaatttttttttccaaaaattaaagtttatatatactttaatttttttcaaaatctaaaaataaaataatatataacatataaatttgaataatgtatgccaaaatacttaaacttaacataaaaattagtttaacttaaatatttagttaGGAAATTAATAGATATTTTAGGTATTTAGGTATTATAAGTATTGTTTAGCTATTTTAAACATGTATTtataactatttgtatatatttacaaGTATTTTTGACAACCTAAAAACGTCttctatattttgtatattcttttagatattaattttaaaaataattaatatatttaagtatgtaAATCTTGTTCAGATATATTCGGATACCCAAAATATTACGGTTTGGACCGGGTTCGGTACcggttctctagataccaaaattttgaacccattcGGATATCTAACCAATTTTGGTTAAAGTTTAGTACTATTCTTTGGATCGGCTTTGATTCGGTTTTGATGGATTTGGATTTTTTACCCAatcctatatttttattgtgacaaaattttaaacgaaaATAATGATGGTTCATATTGATTTTGGGCATGCAACcatttttaaaccaaaacacaTTTTACTATGTACGTGACCCATTTAGATAATCATTAAAAATTGTTCTAGGCCCACTTAAGAAATTGATGATGGTTCATATAGGTTCTgggcaaatttcaaaattaaaatattaaggtctcaatactttttcaatgcaaatttcaaaattaacatatttatgtatttttaaatggtacatagtttgatttatatgatattaaatatatatatatatatatatattatttaatttgaataaatattaaataaaaaattatattaatacgATTGTTTCAgcagtttttagttttagtttttggtttttagattttagcttttggtttttagattttggtttttggttttcagcttttggtttttggtttttggtttttggtttttacactacaagaaaacgtgcccataacaacgaacatttacgacgaaaatatttcgtcgtaaatttacatggtgtttacaacgaaattacgcggaatctaactttcgtcgtaaacaccatgtaaatttacgacgaatagatttcgtcgtaaacttcatgtaagtttacgacgaatgtacgtggaatgagaaatacgtcgtaatcattacatcgacattacaacgaagcatgttaccgttatatttaggtgaaaacgtgtattcaatgtgctttaacttacctaatttcgtcgtaaagtcgttgtaaataatatgttaaaaccatgtaaaatccatgtaaaatattccttgtaaaatcgttgttatatttcaactacccaactcgaaaatttctctatatatatgtcatttcccacaactctcttcctcacaacacacaaacgggagaaaaaaaaatccgaaaaaaaaatcagaaaaaaaaagatttcaaaaaaaaatctaagaaaaaaatggccggtggcggtagtatttacgagttacggagttggatgtatttgcacaaagattccgacgggagggtgacgaacgcatttctgagcgggctagagacattcatgcaccaggcgggctgtacaccgatcacacaggaaagcggtaag
The window above is part of the Brassica napus cultivar Da-Ae chromosome C8, Da-Ae, whole genome shotgun sequence genome. Proteins encoded here:
- the LOC125591593 gene encoding uncharacterized protein LOC125591593 isoform X3; this encodes MDSATPKKRRCLLFDLNQPAEPLAAAEAIQDPPQAVEPQPQETINGQYTCPSNFRDRCALFGCEVALQSPQEEVYYCCSNLFQFSELWSSSETKAYQVYDGLEKDRREPLSFACLLLKLDGVDSGIPTLDTDLVFSKVPWETGDVFRQSYVPTYTSRDWFFFAKPPPTHKRLTSEYGMDCQWHAQHHKLIPFDQQYIRSTTHNLRTNQKSEKERHGEWRLYQFLYKGLSLYCLSHIVTPKEPKPARPSSKTTKTKAPDSSDDAQGEGEGSGERDKNQGKESTTSTTTTSNVANHNLGSQFLSNVKTFTPDGAVMIHTKNIFVVDPVLEDKAFSVSDINSGWCKLAQVEEDDAFGHAGQRKK
- the LOC125591593 gene encoding uncharacterized protein LOC125591593 isoform X1, giving the protein MDSATPKKRRCLLFDLNQPAEPLAAAEAIQDPPQAVEPQPQETINGQYTCPSNFRDRCALFGCEVALQSPQEEVYYCCSNLFQFSELWSSSETKAYQVYDGLEKDRREPLSFACLLLKLDGVDSGIPTLDTDLVFSKVPWETGDVFRQSYVPTYTSRDWFFFAKPPPTHKRLTSEYGMDCQWHAQHHKLIPFDQQYIRSTTHNLRTNQKSEKERHGEWRLYQFLYKGLSLYCLSHIVTPKEPKPARPSSKTTKTKAPDSSDDAQGEGEGSGERDKNQGKESTTSTTTTSNVANHNLGSQFLSNVKTFTPDGAVMIHTKNIFVVDPVLEDKAFSVSDINSGWCKLAQLRKASTISGYANPIQDFEGMISRRVGNAWNDRAFSDMEIILKGLVLEQVEEDDAFGHAGQRRK
- the LOC125591593 gene encoding uncharacterized protein LOC125591593 isoform X2; the encoded protein is MDSATPKKRRCLLFDLNQPAEPLAAAEAIQDPPQAVEPQPQETINGQYTCPSNFRDRCALFGCEVALQSPQEEVYYCCSNLFQFSELWSSSETKAYQVYDGLEKDRREPLSFACLLLKLDGVDSGIPTLDTDLVFSKVPWETGDVFRQSYVPTYTSRDWFFFAKPPPTHKRLTSEYGMDCQWHAQHHKLIPFDQQYIRSTTHNLRTNQKSEKERHGEWRLYQFLYKGLSLYCLSHIVTPKEPKPARPSSKTTKTKAPDSSDDAQGEGEGSGERDKNQGKESTTSTTTTSNVANHNLGSQFLSNVKTFTPDGAVMIHTKNIFVVDPVLEDKAFSVSDINSGWCKLAQVEEDDAFGHAGQRRK